From one Bombus huntii isolate Logan2020A chromosome 17, iyBomHunt1.1, whole genome shotgun sequence genomic stretch:
- the LOC126875207 gene encoding dynein axonemal heavy chain 9-like isoform X2 — MEQCSKNPHDDCQLFISAEPNPDPPESIINQGILESVIKITNEPPSGIQANIRKALDNFAQETLESCSEETEFKFALCYYHAALAKRRKFGPREWNRAP; from the exons ATGGAACAATGCTCGAAGAATCCACATGACGATTGTCAATTGTTCATTAGTGCGGAACCCAATCCTGATCCTCCTGAATCAATAATAAATCAG GGTATACTAGAATCGGTCATAAAGATCACGAACGAACCACCATCTGGAATTCAAGCAAATATCCGCAAAGCGTTGGATAACTTTGCCCAGGAAACTTTGGAGTCCTGCAGCGAAGAAACCGAATTTAAATTCGCACTTTGTTATTATCACGCTGCACTTGCAAAACGTAGAAAATTTGGGCCGCGAGAATGGAATAGG GCTCCGTAG
- the LOC126875207 gene encoding dynein axonemal heavy chain 9-like isoform X1 encodes MEQCSKNPHDDCQLFISAEPNPDPPESIINQGILESVIKITNEPPSGIQANIRKALDNFAQETLESCSEETEFKFALCYYHAALAKRRKFGPREWNRVSDFKS; translated from the exons ATGGAACAATGCTCGAAGAATCCACATGACGATTGTCAATTGTTCATTAGTGCGGAACCCAATCCTGATCCTCCTGAATCAATAATAAATCAG GGTATACTAGAATCGGTCATAAAGATCACGAACGAACCACCATCTGGAATTCAAGCAAATATCCGCAAAGCGTTGGATAACTTTGCCCAGGAAACTTTGGAGTCCTGCAGCGAAGAAACCGAATTTAAATTCGCACTTTGTTATTATCACGCTGCACTTGCAAAACGTAGAAAATTTGGGCCGCGAGAATGGAATAGGGTAAGTGACTTTAAATCTTAA
- the LOC126875207 gene encoding dynein axonemal heavy chain 9-like isoform X3 has translation MEQCSKNPHDDCQLFISAEPNPDPPESIINQGILESVIKITNEPPSGIQANIRKALDNFAQETLESCSEETEFKFALCYYHAALAKRRKFGPREWNRAP, from the exons ATGGAACAATGCTCGAAGAATCCACATGACGATTGTCAATTGTTCATTAGTGCGGAACCCAATCCTGATCCTCCTGAATCAATAATAAATCAG GGTATACTAGAATCGGTCATAAAGATCACGAACGAACCACCATCTGGAATTCAAGCAAATATCCGCAAAGCGTTGGATAACTTTGCCCAGGAAACTTTGGAGTCCTGCAGCGAAGAAACCGAATTTAAATTCGCACTTTGTTATTATCACGCTGCACTTGCAAAACGTAGAAAATTTGGGCCGCGAGAATGGAATAGG